One window of Ictalurus punctatus breed USDA103 chromosome 22, Coco_2.0, whole genome shotgun sequence genomic DNA carries:
- the mtrfr gene encoding mitochondrial translation release factor in rescue, translating to MSPRTFILRALFCLRLTSESQRHSQLCQSPAVGWPSIQAAGKKHRFDLPLLNEEDLEEQFVRGSGPGGQATNKTSNCVVLKHTPTGVVVKCHQTRSVELNRKRAREILQEKLDIVYKGEDSELLKQKEESRRRKQVKRKKVNENVEKKRLFKETLEAGFKQED from the exons ATGTCACCGAGGACTTTCATCCTGCGTGCTTTATTCTGTTTAAGACTCACAAGTGAATCTCAAAGACATTCTCAGCTTTGCCAGAGTCCAGCAGTCGGTTGGCCCAGCATCCAGGCAGCAGGGAAGAAACACCGGTTTGACCTGCCGTTATTAAATGAAGAAGACTTGGAGGAACAGTTCGTCCGTGGCTCCGGACCAGGTGGACAAGCAACTAACAAAACCAGTAACTGTGTGGTGTTGAAACATACCCCGACCGGTGTCGTTGTAAAG TGTCACCAGACCAGGTCTGTGGAGTTGAACAGGAAGCGCGCGCGCGAGATCCTGCAGGAGAAACTGGACATTGTTTACAAAGGTGAAGACAGCGAGCTGCTaaagcagaaggaggagtcCAGGAGAAGGAAACAAGTCAAACGGAAGAAAGTGAACGAGAATgtagaaaaaaagaggctgTTCAAGGAAACATTAGAGGCTGGCTTCAAGCAAGAAGATTAG